DNA from Piliocolobus tephrosceles isolate RC106 unplaced genomic scaffold, ASM277652v3 unscaffolded_31272, whole genome shotgun sequence:
actttttgtgtttaattgagaactttcttttttatttgttatatttttattatgatgtttATTACAACCGCTACTATAACTGCTACTATAACTGCTACTATAACCACTGTTATAACTGCTGCTATAACTTTTGCTATCACTCTTTCTATCTCTGTTTATCCCGCTTccttttttataattaattatgtCTGTAccatttgattttgtattttttttctggttgttatAATTTATATCATGGTTGTATGAATAATAAGAATCGTCAGTTTTTTTATGATGTTGACAACTATGATTACTGAAgtggtttgaattttttttaatattatgtctTACTGAGTTTTTTACATTATCATGTATCTTATCAATATGTGCAAAGCTATTTTTAGATCGCgcaaaaaatttatttgaatcaCAAAGTACATTACTAGTCatataattatgttttttatttcgtaaatcatatgtatttttattaaacatatcattactgttttctttgatttgatttgtttttttatgtttataattataaatCATACAACTTTCTGCATTTAAATCGTTGTAAATGTTACTATGATTTTTCAAAGATGTTTCTATTGTGTTTTTTGAACGACTAACGCTAGGTTTTCGATCAAATAATattgagctattttttttttttggaagtattTAAACTGTTCATGTTGTTTGTCCTTTTCATTATGTTCAATACGTTTAGGTAGCTTGTGGTCTTGGTCGTGGTTATGCTCATTTGATGAAGATAAAACTAGAGACATATTATTGTTAGAcatggttaatttatttttcttagataagtttttataattgttattattatatttgtaattatcTTTTACATTTGTGACCGTGTTACACATATCATAACTACCAtaactatcataaatatttttatatttttttgtttttttttatgttgaatcTGTTTTACATTGTAAATGTTATGAGTACACATAGATTtgctgtttccaatttttttgtttatttttggaatataATTATTAGTCGGTTTGTCATTTTGGTTTGCTTCATCTGCTTCGTCTGCTTCGTCTGCTTCGTCTGCTTCATCTGCTTCGTCTGCTTCATCTGCTTCGTCTGCTTCATCTGCTTTATCTGTTTGAATAAatatgtccatttttttttttttctgcttcacaAGAATCGTATATTGTTTTTTTTACcgttttgtatatatttgaattatGCTTATTCATTTGATACGTATCATTTGAATAaactatattattaatatattcgTTGCTATTATCCTTAAGATGACTAATATTATGAATACCTTTatggttgtttttgttattattatgttgtatatagttattgtttttatttttttcatatattatggTCATTGATGAATCGATAGAGTTATGACTCTTATTAGATGGATATAATAACATAtcactacctttttttttaattttttgattatttttatcattcGATACATTTTGTAATAATGAAGAGTTGCTTAAATTGTATTGGTATGAGTTACTCATAATGGAATTGTCATTTGAATAATCAGttaattgttcttttatttttttatgatttttttcatatttattttttttatcaaaaGTATGGATACTTTTCGTATACTTATTGTTAATACTATAATCGctaatatttttgtctctttcttcttctagTTCTTCATCTCTCGCTtcgtctattttgtttatttctattctttctatATTATCATTGTGGTTTGATCTGTAAGAAgtatttaaatatgcatttttgtaaagtggtttgtttgtttgtacctGTATACCTgaatgttcattatttttttctaataattgttTGCAGTTACAACTGggattgtaatttttaaattccaacTCGCAGTTAGGATTAGTACATTTTGAACCGCATAAACTTTTAACACACATCGGGttaaaaaattctgtatttttagattCGTTAAATatactgttttctatattttgagaACAATTAGGTATTTTACATACTTCTTTATTgttatattcaaaattatttttagaaatgtatacATTTGGTTGTTGTATTGACAAATATTGCggattgttattatttttattaatattattactgtTAATATGCATGATATTAATATTATCATAATTCTTATTTATACATAAAGTGTCATTTGTTTCATTCAGTttaatgtcattaaaataaaaattattatcgTCGTAGGCCCTAATATTATTATAGTTACATTCATGTTTTAATGGGGTTAATGTAGTATGTTGCTTATTTGTATATGtttctaatagtttttgtttatttgtagtgattttattgttttttttcattttataaaaattatgttctaTTTTATCGTTTTCTTTGTGATCACTTTCACTAAGATAGTTATCACTCTGGTCGTAACTCccattttcattttgactttcattttgattttcactttgactttcattttgattttcactttgattttcactttgatttttgttttgattttcactttgacttttgttttgactttttttatttttcaaattgacATTTATATTATATGCTGGTATTTCTAAACTTGATTTATGACTCTTTTCTGATTGTTCAtaaattttacttactttttgtgtacttaattttttttttcattattataaaaattgtgatgttttttattaatattttttgtagatttgAGTGAACCAATAGACATACGTTCTTctgtactactactactactactactatcatcaccactatcactaCTACTACCACTGCCTCCACCATTAcaacttttgtttttacttttattatatctTCTATCATTATTCTCCATAACACTAGTGTTAAGAGTACTAGGTAGATGAACTTGTAACGACatagtattattaaaattattcctaTTATTAGCTATGTTAGTTTTCATCTGTTTTGGTAATAATCTTGATTGCATATCAGcacctttgttattttttatatatttatttgaaaaattagggatagttgtttttaattgtattttatttttatatgtattcaaatgtttattattatttgtatgcAAACTATTACATGAACTAGCATACGAATCGGTACACGATTGTGGGTGCTTAATAATATAATGATTAGGTTTTAAACATGTGTCATTATCATAAGTACCTTTAACCGtgtccttctttttatttataactacttttatattttttacattactTTTTACATTACCTTTTGCATTACTTTTTACATTACTTTTTACATTANNNNNNNNNNNNNNNNNNNNNNNNNNNNNNNNNNNNNNNNNNNNNNNNNNNNNNNNNNNNNNNNNNNNNNNNNNNNNNNNNNNNNNNNNNNNNNNNNNNNTTTTTACATTACCTTTTGCATTACTTTTTACATtactttttacattattttttacattaatttttgcattactttttacattactttttacattaatttttgcattactttttacattactttttacattaatttttgcattactttttacattactttttacattaattttttgcattactttttacattactttttacattaatttttgcttcttttgtttcATCATTTGCTATAACAGATGtagtatctgttttttttttaacagtaagtGTATTGTACTTATTCAAAGctgatatattattaaatttgttttttcttttttgtgttataTCATAAATATTATAAGCTGACGTATTACGCATATTCGGATTAGGTAAAAAATATGGCAgtttatattcattcatattattAAACAATtgtttattatatgtaatattatgAACAGTatttatattaggaaaaaaaggtttattttggctAGCTTCATATAAATTAATGTAAGAATTCGTATTCATATTATAATCTgtagtagtattattattatttatactatAACTTCTTATTTTATCTAAAGgactaatttttgaaatttttagcttagcaacttttttgttttgtcggctaacataattattattagtatatatatgattattaccataaattttaatacaattataaGGCATGTTGTACATACTTTTACA
Protein-coding regions in this window:
- the LOC113222454 gene encoding putative uncharacterized protein DDB_G0282499, whose translation is MNSQEDIMDKTGNIDAEKVQCGEGVFIKKHVNTIDPKICSMPKFDNLIKKKNINIKIKNTKKVAEQNKKENNFRMRSENFIKNVVNKIKDKYKKDIHSKQQYKHTIPVKSKTKCLLNEYLSVNPTNNILYRRKTPINVIYKNDSCDLQQPKLLTRCKSMYNMPYNCIKIYGNNHIYTNNNYVSRQNKKVAKLKISKISPLDKIRSYSINNNNTTTDYNMNTNSYINLYEASQNKPFFPNINTVHNITYNKQLFNNMNEYKLPYFLPNPNMRNTSAYNIYDITQKRKNKFNNISALNKYNTLTVKKKTDTTSVIANDETKEAKINVKSNVKSNAKN